taaaataatcaaatagaatTATCTTCTTCACCACAATTTACTCTCTAGCTATCACATAATTTTCACATGCTTACTCATTGTCAAGTTAATGAATATACTGTTGCACTCACGCCAAAATAAAAACATTTGACCGCTCGCACATCATCTTTACAAACTTGCTTCTAAACAGACAGaataaatgataaaaaaaaaagtgtttaagcaattaaaaaaaaaaataacgacAAAGATAAACAGTAACCAAATTTGGTAACACATTTATTTTCATTTCTGatataaatttgaaaacaaaagcAGTATAAAGTTAGATAAGATGATGTTACACATATAACAAGAGAGAAACTAGTTACTGCATGAAATACCCTTCTTGTAGTACAGATGCTTAGGGAACTCTAGCAGCGATATCCAGAAGCATAGGAACATCAGGAGGAGCATTATTTCGGCAGATGATACTTGATTTGACCCGCTAAGCCTTTCTTCGTATTGGGCGTGCCAATGTTGTCGTTAGAATCATGCCATATCATCTCCATCTGGCAAGAGAGAACAGGAACCATCAAGAGCGCATTCAAGTTTATTACTGTTACATTCTAGATTTCTAGTAATATGAATTAAAACATGGGAATGGAGGCATAAAAGTTGAGCAACAAAATAGCAGTCAACTGGTCTTTCTATAGTTTTTTACTTGGTTTCTTGATGGTCGGTGTTGGTCCTGTCTAAGGAGTAAGATTACTTTTCCATGCTGGAATGCACGGCGGTAAAAAAATAAACCTTCTGATTTTCTGTATAAACTTACCTCACCAACAACCACCTTGTCACCTTCCTTGACCCCAAGTTTGATAAGGGACTTGTTGACACCACAAGCGTCTAAAACATGCTGGAACCTTCTCATGGATTCTGAGTACCTGAGCAAAAACATTGCAGTTATAGACACACAAGAAACTAAGCACTGCATCACCTCAAAAGAGATGAATGAGAAATAGATCTAAAGCTTAGTCCAAAAGTTTTTCTGAAGCAGTGGATGGATTTACGGACAATACTAGAATAACACGGATAAAAAGCCTAAAGAGAGGCTGGGTAGTGCGTACGTGCTAATTTGAGGGTACCACAAGCAAATGGAATATATCCACTTGTTTATTAGTTATTTTAGTACATAGCCTAGTGTGGGTCGATTGACGAGTGTCCCTACTTTAAGGAATTATGTTCAATGAGTCGAGATGTTATTGCATGTTTTGATTAGTATAGTGTTGTCctaaactttaaaaaaaattaggaaGTTATACAAGCCAAAATAAGTCAACAGGGTCTAAGAAAATGGTACAGATGAAATAACTATCGGCATACTGACGGGTTTCCTAAAATTGAACCaaatcttaatcattttcgttTTTCTTGAAAACACTATTGTTACTTGTTAGCAGGGCTTCCCAAAGTAAGAAAATTGTAAAAGAACGTAAGATTAAATTGGAAATACTAGAGCAAAGGTGGACAAATCTTAGCTGGAACAAGAAAATGGGAGGGCCTCATAGTGAGTATTATGTTTATGGACATACTTAGATATAAGGGGAAACCATGAAGATTAAGACTAAGCTTAGTATCCAACAATATTGCATGATCTAAATGCGACTTTGAGaagattttattattattatttaataaatattttaatctgggcagaaagagaaaaaaaaatcacctaAAGGCCTATGGATATCAATAATAGAGTTCCATCATGTGAGTATTCAGTGGATTACTATTTGCCTATATAGAATATTGGTTCATCCTTGTTGAGGAATACTCCTCAGATACTAGATCTGCACCGCAACAAATCTAACTATTAAATGAGTATCAGTTCATTAAACCAACTAACCCTTCTAATTAAATTATATTTATTCAACTGGCTTAAGCCAGATATCAAACATAATATTAGTTTTTCAAGCACTGCACTTAAGTCCCTATGATCTGGGGCAATAGATGTTTCTGTTTCAGTTTGTTAACCCGAAATGGAAAGTCCAAATGGTGGCGAAGTATAGAACATTTTATTTTGCATCGCACCACACCATGCAATAAGAGACGAAGACTCAGAAATTAACAAAAAGAGGAACTGGAAAGGAGATATCGTACTGCCAGTTTGTCATTTGAACAAAACGTTGTAGCCCTGCTCCAACCACATGCCAACTACCGCCATCTTGAGAGATTTCAAAGTCACTAATAGAAGCATTTCGTTGCTTTCGTACCCTTTCAGCAACATAATTCATATTTACTGGTTCTGCCCAACCTGAAAAAATATTAGAAGTGCAAAGTATCACAGTGCCAACAATGTAGGAGGACAAAACAACTAAGAATGTGATATCCTCGAGACTCGCACAAAAACGTCTTCTTTATCTTTAATGAATTAAAATGACAAACATCGAAAATGAGGTACTTTGAGTGCTCGTGAGAAAGATCTAATACATCAAACCCTTCTCGTTTCTCTTCCAACCCTGACCCCCCTCTTAAGCACAGTTGAAAGGAAATAGTAAAACAAATGGGCATATTAAAAGCAGCAATGCTAACCTTTAGGATCTTTGTTCACTTCCACTTTTTCCTTTAAAAGCTGATAAGCAGCTGTAACTACTTCATCAGTGCCATGTCTATTCGCTGCACTCATACAAAATGTTCGGAAACCACGAGCTTCAAGGTTGTCCTTAAACGAATTCCATCTCTCATATGCCTCTggaagatccattttgttatATGCAACTAAAAATGGCTTTGTGGAAAGCTCTGGATTGAACAGCTCCAGCTCCAGACGAACTGCATCGAATTCACACTCCGGCTGCTCTCCCGAGCCATCAACAACATGTATCTAAGCACGAAAAGATGGCAGATGAATTCAGAAACAAGGTGAAGGACAGAAAGTTCGCGAAAATCGTTGGCATCTTACACAGCACACAAATGTTTATCTTTTCTTtgctatttcttttcttttcttttttatacaAATAAGCATGGTGAAATTAGAGCATATATAAGCACAAAGGGTATTTTccgtcaaaaataaaataaaataactgaCACAATGAGTATTTGAACCTGTCAAACAGCAATAACAATGATGACTCCTTTTGTATGGTTCAACTTTGACTATATAGGTTGCTCTTCATAAAggaaaaaatgaacaaaaaatgttTCATATGTGTCTAGTTTCTATCCTCCTCTTGTTTAAGAAGTCATTCATCTGGGTTCATTATACTATCCATGATTCTGATCTTCTCAACTaacaaaaaattattacaatttaGCCTAACAATGTGGCATAACAACCGAACACAGGTTGGTTAAATAACAGGGACAAGGGAGAAAAGAGATGTAGAAGATAATATGTTACTACAACATCTGATTAGCATATGACCTAGGAGAGCTGTTAGTCCTAAATAAAGAACTTGTTACAGGTCAGGTTTCAAATTTTAAGTACAGCACTTCAGATAACCAAATATAACAAACTTAATCTGATATGCAAGAGGGTTTCATCAGCATTTCTAATGTGTCAGCTATGTCTTTTTAAAGCGTTTACATATTAAAGCTGGATAGATTCTGAAATAAGATTGTATTTACCAGGACAGAACATCGTTCAGTGTGCCGTAGAAACTCGTGACCTAAACCGAACCCTCGGTGTGCACCTTCAAGTAAACCAGGTAGATCTGCTACGACCATGGTGGCATCGTAATCAAATGAAACCACACCCAAATTGGGAAGTAGAGTCGTGAACGGATAATTAGCTATTTGTGGCTGAGCAGCACTTATAACACTAAGCAGAGTGCTTTTTCCTGCATTTGGGGCTCCCACAATTCCAACATCAGCAACCAGCTTTAGCTCCAAATCCAACCACCTGATACACAAAACTATTAATCTCGACCTACTAACAGTGTTGCGAGAAAGGCATACTATatctcttagatttatcaaccAAAAGCTACAAGTACAACTTCCGCCACCAGTAACAAACCGCGTTACACTTAGGTAATCACGGGTGGTCAGATAGTTCCAATTCAGATGTATACTAAATGGCATACGTTAATGCAAACTTTGACGAAATAAAGCAGAACAACACTACAAGAATTTCTAATCATGTCTTGAACAAAAAGGTAAAGAAAACTCACATGTCAATaccttcttctcccttctctgctatCTTTGGTACCTTGTTGGTTCCGGATTTAAACGAAGCATTTCCTCTTCCACCCCTTCCCCCAGGTAATAATAAAGCTCTCTGGCCAGGATGCAGTAACTCCAATAGGACTTTTCCCTCTTCCCCACCTTTACCAGTTGCTTCCCTAACAACAGTGCCAGGGGCAACCTTGACAATAATACTCTCCCCTTTAGCCCCAGCTTGTTTACTTCCTTGTCCATGAGATCCTCTTCCAGCTCTAAAATGAATATTCTTTCGGAATGGTAACAATGAATTCATTTCAGCATCAACTTCAACATAAACATTACCTCCCTTTCCTCCATCTCCACCTGATGGTCCTCCATATGGTACaaatttctctcttctaaatgcaACAACTCCATTCCCTCCATCTCCTGCTTTGACATATATTTTCGCCCTATCGAAACATCTCATCACCGCTGGCACCCCTTTCTCCTTAtaatcttcttcctcctctccaaattcatcaaaatctgaagattccTCCACATTGCTATTACCAAGTCCCACAAATTGATTTCCAACaacataatcttcttcttcttcttgacttgGAAATTCAAATTGTTCACCGTAATTATCGAACCCAATgttttcaacttcaacaaattcttccccaacatcatcatcatcatcactgtcatCTTTATCTAAAACTGAATACTTATCTTTAAAATTCAAAGAAGATATTTTTTGAGTGAGTTCAGAAAGTTTAACTTCATTGAAAGCTGATGAATCCAAAGAGGGTAAAATGAAGTCATCTTTAGGAGGAAGTCTTGCGTAAGTTGTAGCTTCTAAACCATATTTACCTCCTCTTGCTAAACTGGGAActgcttcttctaaagatttgctttttgttttcaatTTAGGGCTTGGgatattattatttcttcttttgCTTCTAGGGATTTGCTGCTGCTGCGGTCTCTTCCTTCGCTGGTTTCGATCTTGAGAAGCAATGGCAGGTTGAAGAAAATGGTGATGAGCAGCGAAAAAACAAATGGATGTGGAAGTGGCCATTGACAACTACAAAGTTTGGTGGTCTCAGACTCATCCATTTCTTTAAGAACCAAAGGCGGATTCGGGTGTGGCCCTTTTACTATGGGCACAACTGTTGGAAGGGAACTTGATCTATTGACCCGAGTGTATCTAGTCCCGAGAATCGAGCCTAGATAAATATGTACAGGAACATTGCATGCACATGGACATCACCAACAAGTAGCGGGGTAAATCAATCTATGATTCTAGACATCAAAATCATGTTAGGTTTGGTTCTTGATCCCAAACATCTTTGGCATacctacaataaaataataaatggtTCGTTGTTTCGATTTCTTCTCCACACATTGGGTAATAAGGATCTATATCTTTAACTTTCCCAAATAATCTAGCATTAGTCGAAAGAGCATTTTGAATGCAtttccagaagaaaaaaaagttttattctcTAGGATATGTTCAATTTCCACAAAACtttccaaaaagttttagaaagAGATAAACTTACAATATTTGTTCCTACCTCCTTAGAATTTATCGTACATTAATTTAACTGTGTCTGCTCCTGATTTTGTCAAAGTCCATCTAAGCTTATCCTATATTTTGAGAGTTTGGTTTGCCTAGAAACAAATAAATTCTACTGATTATAGAAGCAATGTCTACTGGAAAAAAGCATGAATAAGAGAAAAATTCTAATTTTTAGTGATATGATCAATTAGATATGCCACAAGTGTTATAAAATTGGTGAAAGAGTTACGTTAAGAAGATAGATTTCCACTAATGCCTGGAACTTAATTGTCCTCCCGGACATTGACGCCGAGAACATTCCCTACTTTCCAGATAATGTATTGGTTTATTAATTCCAGTCCTTTGCACAAGCATTTCCAAGTCCAATAGCCGTTATCTCGTGGTTTTTCCCTTAAGgggttttttcttttaaaataattgGTTTTAATATTTTTGCCCATAGAGAGTTTGATTCTTGAATTTGTCTCCAAGCTGCTTTTGCAATCATTGCTAGAATGAATTTGTGAGCATCTCTAAATCCTAAGACACCTAATTATATTGGTTTACAAAAGTTGGTCCAGGCTTTAGGATAGAAGCCTCTAGTGccagtatttttttcccgccagaAATCTCTTTATAGAGCATCTATCTTATCTGTAATTTTCTTGGGTAATATGAAAGATCCCATCTGATAAGTAGGGATATTGTCTAGAACTGCTTTGTTCAGTACCATTCTATTATATTAAGGGAGGACTTTACCTTTCCAACCTTGAAATTTGTTCTCCATTCTTTCCATAATTGGCtcaaaggtttttatttttgatttatctATGAAGAGGGTTGCTCCACGGTAAGGCTTTTTAAGATTTATATGTTTTATCTTTAGAAGTTTGGACATCATTCTCTAGTGTTTTGGTTGAACCTTTTTACTAAAGAAAAttccaattttttcaaaagattatTAATTGACCTGAGGCCTTactaaacaaatttgttgttgctAAAAGATTCCTACATTCTACAAGATCTGTTTTGACAAACAATGGACAATCATATGCAAAGAAAAGATGAGAGATAGGGTCACTTTTTGGTGTAATCTTAACACCATGAAGAAGTTTGTTATGTTCCTGAGAGAATAGGAGTCTAGAGAAAATTTTCATGCAGATTATAAACAAATAAGGAGAAAAAGGATCTCCATGTCTTAATCCTCCAATAGGATTGAAAGAATTGCatggaattttgttaacaagataGATATTGAAGAGgtgtaaaaaaaaattctacaagGTCATAAACTTCTGTTGAAAAATCAAAGGATTTTAAAGTTGTTAATAGAAATTTCCAATTTACCCCGTCGAAGGCTTTGGACATATCTATCTTAATTCCTAGTCAACCTGTTCTTGctttatttttcttaaaagaatAAATTATTTTGTGGGCTACAATAATATTATTTGAGATTTCTctagataaaagaaaaattgattgAAAAGGAGAGATAATTGTATCTAGTAGATTATCCTATTGGCTGGAATTTTTGCAATAACTTTGTAAATGGTACTCCAAATACCAATTAGTCTGAATTGACTAGGGTTCTTAGGCTATTTAACTTTTGGTATCATAAAAAGATGTGTCATATTGAGGTCTTGATTCATTAGCTTTGTTTCAAAGAAGTTTTGAATTGTGAGTATCACTTGAGGGCCTACAGTTTCCCAATTATTTGTGAAGAAACTGACCGGAAAACCATCCGAACCTGATGATTTATTTGGTTTCATTTTCTTTAAAACAAAGAAAATTTCATCTTTTGTGGGAATGGCAACATTTTTCAGTTTATTCAAATCAGAGATAGAAGGAGAGCATTCAAGAATATATGTGAAAATACAgggatataacaaccacacccaataattcgttcggcaatctgtatggactaaactccaatttaaaagtgagactcaatcaagaattatatcaaagagttttttttttcctttgtaatttttgtttatttaattAATATTAATCATAAATGATAATTTATAAATTAAGCAAAATTAATCAAAACGATTACACACGAGGGATCTTGGTTGGCAGCCGAGCAACAAGCTAGGCACCAACTCCCTTTTGAATAGaaatgcctaatctatgaaaaataaaactaccaagacCACCACCAGCATCGTTACTAACTAAGCAAATTTTCAGAAGCTTGGAAAAACATACAGTATCTTCGCTAAGCTCCCCTAAAGTAGTGAAAGCtaaaacacccaaaccataaccatgtaTGGCACATTCATTCAAGTACTTAGATCGCTTATGCGAaatggtagctcaaggaatgagacctaaaactatggttatatttacacctgcaagtatacaaggtcagatagtagataatgaataagcaggggaagtccacagggacaaggagggagctggtgttgttttctaaatctttctagtgacagtgactaaaagcactagggcatttgaatccacccaataatcctaagctaaggaaatgcctattcaaattatgttcttgttctttttcagataaaactacaatgaatgatctctcagttagtctccctaactcacccctagtataagctgtcttcttacagcacaacctatcacaggctcatttggttcaattagctaactgtcattcctttatcaattaagcacatttcttcctccagagaggtctcaaatggatgacttatcaaccaacttcactaactcacccctagtatcaaccGTCTTCTTAAagtacaattgatcacaggctaatttgatccattagctaactatcattcctaaagcaatgaagcacaacaagaacaacaacatgaacatgaattatcttaacatatgattatgggtttcatcaaaaccctagttattaaattataacatgatgaacacaatactgaaaataaactactacaacttggtgcaccggctactccgggcatgcccaaaatcaacacccatgtcttcaatttatacatgcaagcttttcccccaaaaaatccccaaacagtaaaattagggtttactaaaaaatctaaaattgacctttacctaatctctgaaatcaatcaatggtctcgacccattcttctattgcttctcctcttccgtaattggtggtttgatttcactaactctgtttctctcaaacctagtttctaggttcactgtttttgaaaagataaaagggttgagagagaaggagctagagggtatcatggtggtatcctttagtgatggcgggggtggctgattgatggggtacagtgatggaggtggttgagcggagttggtggcggacatggtggtggtgatggtcgctgtagaggaatggagaagatggagtcgatggttttgggaagaagggtgcatttgttttgcgggtataggtatttggttgtttgggtgttgagcgggctcatcaaatcttgatgtttcgcgaagctgagccgtgtgatgcggaaatgatagatcgatctaacggcgagatggaagggagcgaggagcgaccgttggatgctgaagtacaacgaagctgacggctcaagatggagttaggtgctgtagtgttagacaggagcttcagactttgatgactggcgatgttgcgaccgtaagatgctgagatgatccaatctgacggctagaaagggaaacgggtatggatatatgaaatggatttgggtgagggttttgggccttgggtatgccaagcccatatcttctttaagaacaattcttcctcttcaagcccacttctagccttttggtcttgtgcacaacattcttcgcggcttccttgtgtaattcctcccggcttttcaccgcttttctgctcttttccgctccgctattcatccaaactttatttattacctaaaaatgcaaaattaattaataaaaatatttattcttgaaaacaaagaaaatacagaatatgggaattaatgcacaaaagatgagttaaatgccaagaaaaatatataaaaatatgcactttttagcactcatcacgaaATAGCTCTCGAAATGGCCTGGCCTGGGATGAAAGCACAAACTCCATCACCAGTGAAATGAGACacacctgtaacatccatacaatcagcaaatcaaacagatacatCCATCAACAGTGAAAGGagaaagagtttttatctctttctcaatacaatcagcaaatcaaacagatagaaatttgtgatcctgattgatatgagaaataacttggacggtaccaaagaccaatgcccaagtgtcaatcaagttctatccaacaatcaaggtcatatttatcaactgattgaactacgcacaacc
This is a stretch of genomic DNA from Papaver somniferum cultivar HN1 chromosome 1, ASM357369v1, whole genome shotgun sequence. It encodes these proteins:
- the LOC113280723 gene encoding GTP-binding protein OBGC, chloroplastic-like, giving the protein MATSTSICFFAAHHHFLQPAIASQDRNQRRKRPQQQQIPRSKRRNNNIPSPKLKTKSKSLEEAVPSLARGGKYGLEATTYARLPPKDDFILPSLDSSAFNEVKLSELTQKISSLNFKDKYSVLDKDDSDDDDDVGEEFVEVENIGFDNYGEQFEFPSQEEEEDYVVGNQFVGLGNSNVEESSDFDEFGEEEEDYKEKGVPAVMRCFDRAKIYVKAGDGGNGVVAFRREKFVPYGGPSGGDGGKGGNVYVEVDAEMNSLLPFRKNIHFRAGRGSHGQGSKQAGAKGESIIVKVAPGTVVREATGKGGEEGKVLLELLHPGQRALLLPGGRGGRGNASFKSGTNKVPKIAEKGEEGIDMWLDLELKLVADVGIVGAPNAGKSTLLSVISAAQPQIANYPFTTLLPNLGVVSFDYDATMVVADLPGLLEGAHRGFGLGHEFLRHTERCSVLIHVVDGSGEQPECEFDAVRLELELFNPELSTKPFLVAYNKMDLPEAYERWNSFKDNLEARGFRTFCMSAANRHGTDEVVTAAYQLLKEKVEVNKDPKGWAEPVNMNYVAERVRKQRNASISDFEISQDGGSWHVVGAGLQRFVQMTNWQYSESMRRFQHVLDACGVNKSLIKLGVKEGDKVVVGEMEMIWHDSNDNIGTPNTKKGLAGQIKYHLPK